Proteins from one Azospirillum brasilense genomic window:
- a CDS encoding aromatic ring-hydroxylating oxygenase subunit alpha has translation MDDRVQQSQLSFPPDMVIPPQRYSGEANHAEEAVRVFRRCWMFVGFTDDLRNDNDFITTDIAGTSVLVQNFDGDLRAYHNVCTHRYSLIHLRPCGNGKPVCPYHGWVFNRDGVPVGIPGNREHFGLDDAAKKRLALRRFEVAVRGRFVFVRLEPAGPGLDEQLGAYGAVLDHLSELFTDRIDEGVLPWNANWKAALESALEVYHVDATHPETFKGYVKKVWICSYEGEHSRGVSQLSDGSARWWDGVSQKMGLPRSDRLESYDHYLIFPNLAIGVSHGALMSVQTYDPVGPDRCELHYRLFLGETSKPQTKGGAARKAVEANVAGFNRTILGEDQRVAEATHKGLKQVQAPAVLGSCEERIAAFHRAWLARMAAE, from the coding sequence ATGGATGACCGGGTTCAGCAAAGCCAGCTTTCGTTCCCGCCCGACATGGTGATCCCGCCCCAGCGTTACTCCGGCGAGGCCAATCACGCCGAAGAGGCGGTGCGAGTCTTCCGCCGTTGCTGGATGTTCGTTGGATTTACGGACGACCTGCGCAACGACAACGACTTCATCACCACCGACATCGCCGGCACCTCGGTTCTGGTCCAGAATTTCGACGGTGACTTGCGGGCCTATCACAATGTCTGCACGCACCGCTATTCGCTGATCCACCTGCGGCCCTGCGGCAACGGCAAGCCAGTCTGCCCCTATCATGGCTGGGTCTTCAACCGTGACGGCGTTCCGGTCGGCATCCCCGGCAACCGCGAGCATTTCGGGCTGGACGACGCCGCGAAGAAACGCCTCGCCCTGCGGCGCTTCGAGGTGGCGGTGCGGGGCCGCTTCGTCTTCGTCCGGCTTGAGCCGGCCGGGCCGGGGCTGGACGAGCAATTGGGCGCCTATGGCGCCGTCCTCGACCATCTGTCGGAGCTGTTCACCGACCGCATCGACGAGGGCGTGCTGCCCTGGAACGCCAACTGGAAGGCGGCTCTGGAAAGCGCCCTGGAAGTCTACCACGTCGACGCCACCCACCCCGAGACCTTCAAGGGCTACGTGAAGAAGGTGTGGATCTGCTCCTACGAGGGCGAGCATTCGCGGGGCGTCAGCCAGCTGTCCGACGGCTCGGCGCGCTGGTGGGACGGGGTGAGCCAGAAGATGGGGCTGCCGCGCAGCGACCGGCTGGAAAGCTACGACCACTATCTGATCTTCCCCAACCTCGCCATCGGCGTTTCCCACGGCGCGCTGATGAGCGTCCAGACCTACGATCCCGTCGGGCCGGACCGCTGCGAGCTGCATTACCGCCTCTTCCTGGGCGAGACGTCCAAGCCGCAGACCAAGGGCGGAGCGGCCCGCAAGGCGGTGGAGGCCAACGTCGCCGGCTTCAACCGCACCATTCTGGGCGAGGACCAGCGCGTGGCCGAAGCCACCCACAAGGGGCTGAAGCAGGTCCAGGCTCCGGCCGTCCTCGGCTCCTGCGAGGAGCGCATCGCCGCCTTCCACCGGGCGTGGCTCGCCCGCATGGCCGCCGAATGA
- a CDS encoding SDR family NAD(P)-dependent oxidoreductase has translation MRNPLDLTGRRLLVTGASADSDIGREICRTLAGLGAALTLVGRRADALEATRALLDGPERHGVAPFDLTDLDAIPGWMKGLAEAGGPFAGLVHSASEQGYSVLRQVNRAQFDRYFTLNVGASLMLARGFHQKGVVAPGGGSIVYVGSVAGLKGQKGRSLYAASKAALVSVAQSLALELADKRIRVNVVAPAVVLGAKAEKQFAMLPAEQNAALAAAHPLGYGAPQDVADAVAYLLADSGRWVTGTVLPVDGGFTAG, from the coding sequence ATGCGCAACCCGCTCGACCTCACGGGACGGCGCCTGCTGGTGACCGGGGCCTCCGCCGACAGCGACATCGGGCGGGAGATCTGCCGGACGCTGGCCGGGCTGGGGGCCGCCCTCACGCTGGTCGGCCGCCGCGCCGATGCGCTGGAGGCCACGCGCGCCCTGCTGGACGGACCGGAGCGGCACGGCGTCGCCCCCTTCGACCTGACCGACCTGGACGCCATTCCCGGCTGGATGAAGGGGCTGGCGGAGGCCGGCGGTCCCTTCGCCGGGCTGGTCCATTCCGCGTCGGAGCAGGGCTATTCCGTTCTGCGCCAGGTCAACCGGGCGCAGTTCGACCGCTATTTCACGCTGAACGTCGGAGCGTCGCTGATGCTGGCGCGCGGCTTCCACCAGAAGGGCGTCGTCGCGCCGGGCGGCGGGTCGATCGTCTATGTCGGCTCGGTCGCCGGGCTGAAGGGCCAAAAGGGCCGCTCGCTTTACGCCGCGAGCAAGGCGGCGCTGGTCTCGGTGGCGCAATCGCTGGCGCTGGAACTGGCCGACAAGCGAATCCGCGTCAATGTGGTGGCCCCGGCGGTGGTGCTGGGCGCCAAGGCGGAGAAGCAGTTCGCCATGCTGCCGGCGGAGCAGAACGCCGCGCTCGCCGCCGCCCACCCGTTGGGCTACGGCGCGCCGCAGGACGTGGCCGACGCCGTGGCCTATCTGCTGGCCGACAGCGGGCGCTGGGTGACCGGGACGGTGCTGCCCGTGGACGGCGGCTTCACCGCGGGGTGA
- the pseG gene encoding UDP-2,4-diacetamido-2,4,6-trideoxy-beta-L-altropyranose hydrolase → MRVLFRADAGASIGAGHVMRCLAVAEAVQELGGDALFAAAGLPPALEERLRAAGMAVHRIEAAPGSAADLAATRAIATEAGAAAIVLDGYGFSEGWRAGLAETGLPILAFDDAGTGEPIHAGLIVNAAPDAASLPYRKGNPDARLLLGPGYAPLRREVREAAAAGKPPLEERRGLLVTFGGSDPLGLTAPVIERLAPRLPPGVWLDVAVGGAVRDAAAVEAAAGCFKDSVRLHRDTPRMGRLMAQAGLAVSAAGTTTGELAAIGTPAVLVTIAGNQLEAARQSEALGWCALVAGQTEGAPERIADVALELWTDPARRRIMADKLVGIVDGQGALRIARALAEAVTPR, encoded by the coding sequence ATGAGGGTGCTGTTCCGCGCCGACGCCGGGGCGTCCATCGGGGCCGGGCATGTCATGCGCTGCCTCGCGGTGGCGGAAGCCGTGCAGGAGCTGGGCGGCGATGCCCTGTTCGCCGCAGCGGGCCTGCCGCCGGCTTTGGAAGAGCGTCTGCGCGCTGCCGGCATGGCCGTTCACCGGATCGAAGCGGCTCCCGGCAGCGCCGCCGACCTTGCCGCAACCCGCGCCATTGCAACGGAAGCCGGCGCCGCGGCCATCGTGCTGGACGGTTATGGATTCTCCGAAGGCTGGCGGGCCGGGCTGGCCGAAACGGGGCTGCCCATCCTGGCCTTCGACGACGCCGGGACGGGGGAACCGATCCACGCCGGGCTGATCGTCAACGCCGCGCCGGACGCTGCGTCGCTGCCCTACCGCAAGGGCAACCCAGACGCCCGGCTGTTGCTCGGCCCCGGCTACGCGCCGTTGCGGCGGGAGGTGCGGGAGGCCGCGGCGGCGGGCAAGCCGCCGCTGGAGGAACGCCGCGGTCTGCTGGTGACCTTCGGCGGCTCCGATCCGCTGGGGCTGACGGCTCCGGTGATCGAACGCCTTGCACCCCGCCTGCCGCCCGGCGTCTGGCTGGATGTGGCGGTCGGCGGGGCGGTGCGCGACGCGGCGGCAGTGGAGGCCGCGGCGGGGTGTTTCAAAGACAGCGTGCGGCTGCACCGCGACACGCCGCGCATGGGTCGCCTGATGGCGCAGGCCGGGCTGGCCGTCTCGGCGGCGGGCACCACGACGGGGGAACTGGCGGCCATCGGCACGCCCGCCGTCCTCGTCACCATTGCCGGCAACCAGTTGGAGGCCGCCCGCCAGTCGGAGGCGCTGGGCTGGTGCGCCCTGGTGGCCGGACAGACCGAAGGTGCTCCGGAGCGGATCGCGGACGTCGCGCTGGAGCTTTGGACCGATCCGGCGCGGCGGCGGATCATGGCGGACAAGCTGGTGGGGATCGTCGATGGCCAGGGAGCCTTGCGCATCGCGCGGGCTCTGGCGGAGGCGGTCACCCCGCGGTGA
- a CDS encoding 3-oxoacyl-ACP synthase III family protein, whose translation MKAIIEGVRIAGFRAAVPPHRHSFLEDHSLFTAEEAEKLFATTGVYERRIAPPHICASDMCVAAAEGLLAQLGWDPASVDVLVFVSQDPDYNVPATSCVMQKRLGLSTGAACFDVNLGCSGFVYGLWMAGRLLGGSTGRRAIVLCGDTSSRHLVPGDRSTLPLFGDAGGAVALEVSQGATPIHVVVGTDGGGAKNIWVKAGGRRNSLVPGREPWPADKQERMFTDSRLSLNGAEVFAFTLRAVPPLIRETLEFAGVGVEDIDLCVMHQANAFMLEHLRKKTKFPPEKFLVDMHDFGNTSSASIPLAVSHRLGEALSTGTRKMLLAGFGVGWSWGAVVADVGPIPAPAVQEIPDDFPLLTP comes from the coding sequence GTGAAGGCCATCATCGAGGGCGTGCGCATCGCGGGATTCCGGGCCGCCGTGCCGCCGCACCGCCATTCCTTCCTGGAGGACCATTCCCTCTTCACGGCGGAGGAGGCGGAGAAGCTGTTCGCCACCACCGGCGTGTACGAGCGGCGCATCGCCCCGCCGCACATCTGCGCGTCGGACATGTGCGTCGCGGCGGCGGAAGGGCTGCTCGCCCAACTCGGCTGGGACCCGGCCAGCGTCGACGTTCTGGTCTTCGTGTCGCAGGACCCCGACTACAACGTGCCCGCGACCTCCTGCGTCATGCAGAAGCGGCTGGGGCTGTCCACGGGGGCGGCCTGCTTCGACGTCAATCTGGGCTGCTCCGGTTTCGTCTACGGGCTGTGGATGGCCGGGCGCCTGCTCGGCGGGTCGACGGGCCGGCGGGCCATCGTGCTGTGCGGCGACACCAGCTCACGCCACCTCGTGCCGGGCGACCGCTCCACCCTGCCGCTGTTCGGCGACGCGGGCGGAGCCGTAGCGCTGGAGGTCAGCCAGGGGGCGACGCCGATCCACGTCGTCGTCGGCACCGACGGCGGCGGGGCCAAGAACATCTGGGTCAAGGCCGGCGGCCGCCGCAACTCCTTGGTGCCCGGACGCGAACCATGGCCGGCGGACAAGCAGGAGCGGATGTTCACCGACTCGCGCCTCTCGCTGAACGGGGCGGAGGTCTTCGCCTTCACGCTGCGCGCCGTGCCGCCGCTGATCCGCGAGACGCTGGAGTTCGCCGGCGTGGGGGTGGAGGACATCGACCTGTGCGTGATGCACCAGGCCAACGCCTTCATGCTGGAGCATCTGCGCAAGAAGACCAAGTTCCCGCCGGAAAAATTCCTCGTGGACATGCACGATTTCGGCAACACCAGCTCCGCCTCCATCCCGCTGGCGGTCAGCCACCGGCTGGGCGAGGCGCTGTCCACCGGCACGCGAAAGATGCTGCTGGCCGGCTTCGGCGTCGGCTGGTCCTGGGGTGCGGTGGTCGCCGACGTTGGGCCGATCCCCGCCCCGGCGGTGCAGGAGATCCCCGACGACTTCCCCCTGCTAACCCCCTGA